In one window of Mytilus galloprovincialis chromosome 6, xbMytGall1.hap1.1, whole genome shotgun sequence DNA:
- the LOC143079406 gene encoding uncharacterized protein LOC143079406 isoform X1 → MLIMRGRVVIGLSFFFMGGFIMMLIVKNYRTLQTVQDTRVLTSDDTSGGKNVLKPVCKVDFTNVYSMDLTTWSKNNKVCSECQNFIKATLKTPYGNTPIFVYPAAQDPWVSGILISSGHFEAEKSSIMFDLLKSDPELNLIDIGANIGVYTLSAAKMGRKVLAVEALDRNVRHICASVAGGGLQDKVTLVHNAISNSNGVVNLGVDKNNMGGTFVDVDSDHIKKLKEGRAQGTYGTVHTIKMDDLLKIPGIKNFKKVVVKMDIEGFEAKAMEGASLFFEKIKIVGFIMEWEFHRKQKTADTILKFMSKHNFIPHSLSSAKQKLDYTKSESWGYDVLWLPKG, encoded by the coding sequence aaTCATGAGAGGAAGAGTTGTCATaggtttgtcttttttctttatgGGAGGATTTATTATGATGCTCATAGTAAAGAACTATCGAACACTGCAGACGGTACAGGACACACGTGTTCTTACAAGTGACGACACTTCCGGTGGTAAAAACGTTCTAAAACCCGTATGTAAAGTAGATTTCACAAATGTGTATTCAATGGATTTAACTACTTGGagtaaaaataataaagtatGCAGCgagtgtcaaaattttataaaagcaACTCTTAAAACTCCATATGGGAATACGCCTATTTTTGTGTATCCAGCAGCCCAAGATCCGTGGGTCTCGGGAATACTGATAAGCAGTGGACACTTCGAAGCAGAGAAATCCAGTATAATGTTTGATTTGTTGAAATCCGACCCCGAATTAAATCTAATAGACATAGGAGCTAACATTGGAGTTTATACGCTCTCTGCTGCTAAAATGGGGAGAAAGGTTTTGGCCGTGGAGGCTTTAGACAGAAATGTCCGTCACATTTGTGCGTCTGTTGCCGGAGGTGGCTTACAGGATAAAGTCACTCTTGTTCATAATGCCATATCCAACAGTAACGGTGTTGTTAATCTAGGAGTAGATAAAAACAATATGGGAGGAACATTTGTCGATGTAGACTCGGATCATATTAAGAAACTAAAAGAAGGCCGAGCCCAAGGAACATATGGTACTGTTCATACGATAAAAATGGACGATCTTTTAAAAATTCCAGGAATAAAGAACTTTAAGAAAGTGGTAGTTAAAATGGACATTGAAGGCTTTGAAGCTAAGGCCATGGAAGGGGCGTCgttatttttcgaaaaaatcaaaatcGTTGGCTTTATTATGGAATGGGAATTccatagaaaacaaaaaactgcagatacaattttaaaatttatgagtAAACACAACTTCATACCACATTCATTGAGCTctgcaaaacaaaaattggaCTACACAAAGTCTGAGTCGTGGGGATATGATGTATTATGGTTACCAAAGGGGTAG
- the LOC143079406 gene encoding uncharacterized protein LOC143079406 isoform X2: protein MRGRVVIGLSFFFMGGFIMMLIVKNYRTLQTVQDTRVLTSDDTSGGKNVLKPVCKVDFTNVYSMDLTTWSKNNKVCSECQNFIKATLKTPYGNTPIFVYPAAQDPWVSGILISSGHFEAEKSSIMFDLLKSDPELNLIDIGANIGVYTLSAAKMGRKVLAVEALDRNVRHICASVAGGGLQDKVTLVHNAISNSNGVVNLGVDKNNMGGTFVDVDSDHIKKLKEGRAQGTYGTVHTIKMDDLLKIPGIKNFKKVVVKMDIEGFEAKAMEGASLFFEKIKIVGFIMEWEFHRKQKTADTILKFMSKHNFIPHSLSSAKQKLDYTKSESWGYDVLWLPKG, encoded by the coding sequence ATGAGAGGAAGAGTTGTCATaggtttgtcttttttctttatgGGAGGATTTATTATGATGCTCATAGTAAAGAACTATCGAACACTGCAGACGGTACAGGACACACGTGTTCTTACAAGTGACGACACTTCCGGTGGTAAAAACGTTCTAAAACCCGTATGTAAAGTAGATTTCACAAATGTGTATTCAATGGATTTAACTACTTGGagtaaaaataataaagtatGCAGCgagtgtcaaaattttataaaagcaACTCTTAAAACTCCATATGGGAATACGCCTATTTTTGTGTATCCAGCAGCCCAAGATCCGTGGGTCTCGGGAATACTGATAAGCAGTGGACACTTCGAAGCAGAGAAATCCAGTATAATGTTTGATTTGTTGAAATCCGACCCCGAATTAAATCTAATAGACATAGGAGCTAACATTGGAGTTTATACGCTCTCTGCTGCTAAAATGGGGAGAAAGGTTTTGGCCGTGGAGGCTTTAGACAGAAATGTCCGTCACATTTGTGCGTCTGTTGCCGGAGGTGGCTTACAGGATAAAGTCACTCTTGTTCATAATGCCATATCCAACAGTAACGGTGTTGTTAATCTAGGAGTAGATAAAAACAATATGGGAGGAACATTTGTCGATGTAGACTCGGATCATATTAAGAAACTAAAAGAAGGCCGAGCCCAAGGAACATATGGTACTGTTCATACGATAAAAATGGACGATCTTTTAAAAATTCCAGGAATAAAGAACTTTAAGAAAGTGGTAGTTAAAATGGACATTGAAGGCTTTGAAGCTAAGGCCATGGAAGGGGCGTCgttatttttcgaaaaaatcaaaatcGTTGGCTTTATTATGGAATGGGAATTccatagaaaacaaaaaactgcagatacaattttaaaatttatgagtAAACACAACTTCATACCACATTCATTGAGCTctgcaaaacaaaaattggaCTACACAAAGTCTGAGTCGTGGGGATATGATGTATTATGGTTACCAAAGGGGTAG
- the LOC143079407 gene encoding uncharacterized protein LOC143079407, which translates to MNVYSPYGTPDFQMYQRNYNIRGNYYQPSPQTIPLAPIQNNMLSPYYPHNTYPHNGAGMYYPKQTPQESSYITPNSSCHIPSLETVLRTQVQDYIKLGLEKQISEVSASKGNTKILKDWLKQHRNNPYPTKTDKVMLAYSTNMTMTQISNWFANSRRRIKLEKSEKELNDSLLGSSCDDKKRLTCREDVRQSETLSSAKFKTGNKECALDSSHGENVNETFQSSFNETNITPDSGLESFIETEDSFEKRENAKDHKDIKCKTNLFGTDPLTDVTVESLETKPDTINVTVEPLEIKPRTLDVSFANKDTTVCLVESPETKPNTFDESFENKSTTAVYRTSKIWSITDILNSK; encoded by the exons ATGAATGTTTACAGTCCTTACGGTACACCAGATTTTCAG atgtaTCAGCGAAACTATAATATCAGAGGAAATTACTACCAACCATCGCCACAGACAATACCACTAGCACCAATTCAGAACAATATGCTATCTCCGTATTACCCACATAATACATATCCACACAATGGAGCTGGAATG tatTATCCGAAACAGACACCACAAGAAAGCTCCTATATTACTCCGAATTCAAGCTGTCATATTCCTTCTCTTGAAACGGTATTACGAACGCAAGTTCAAGATTATAT aaaattagGACTAGAAAAACAAATATCTGAAGTTTCAGCTTCCAAAGGCAAtacaaaaattttgaaagatTGGTTGAAACAACACAGAAACAACCCATACCCGACAAAGACGGACAAAGTTATGTTGGCTTATTCAACTAACATGACCATGACCCAAATTTCAAACTGGTTTGCAAATTCAAGAAGAAGAATTAAACTAGAGAAAAGTGAAAAAGAGTTGAATGACAGTTTGTTGGGATCTTCTTGTGATGATAAAAAACGACTAACATGTCGTGAAGACGTGAGACAATCAGAAACATTATCTAGCGCCAAATTTAAAACCGGAAATAAAGAATGCGCATTGGATTCATCACATGGCGAAAACGTAAACGAGACATTTCAGAGTTCTTTTAACGAAACGAACATTACTCCAGATAGTGGACTTGAGAGTTTTATAGAGACGGAAGATTCGTTTGAAAAACGTGAGAACGCAAAAGATCACAAAG ATATAAAGTGCAAGACAAATTTGTTTGGAACAGATCCATTGACAGATGTTACAGTCGAATCATTAGAGACAAAACCAGATACAATAAATGTAACAGTCGAACCATTGGAGATAAAACCACGTACATTAGACGTATCATTCGCAAATAAAGATACAACTGTTTGTTTAGTCGAATCACCGGAGACAAAACCAAATACCTTTGACGAATCATTTGAGAATAAAAGTACAACGGCTGTTTATAGGACATCGAAGATATGGTCTATTACCGATATTCTTAAttcaaaataa